One stretch of Bacteroidota bacterium DNA includes these proteins:
- the rpsN gene encoding 30S ribosomal protein S14, with product MAKKSWIAREKKRRKMVAKYAEKRRKLKAAGDYEGLQRLPRNASPVRLNNRCALTGRSRAYMRKFGVSRIVFREMALAGKIPGVKKSSW from the coding sequence ATGGCAAAGAAAAGCTGGATCGCCCGCGAGAAGAAGCGCCGCAAGATGGTGGCGAAGTACGCCGAGAAGCGCCGCAAGCTGAAAGCGGCCGGCGACTACGAAGGCCTGCAGCGGCTGCCGCGCAACGCGAGCCCCGTCCGCCTCAACAACCGCTGCGCGCTCACCGGCCGCTCCCGCGCCTACATGCGGAAGTTCGGCGTCTCGCGCATCGTCTTCCGCGAAATGGCCCTCGCCGGCAAAATTCCCGGCGTCAAGAAATCAAGCTGGTAA